The Nitrospirae bacterium YQR-1 region TGAGGCTTTGTTAAAATTAGAGAGCAGACAAAACGAGGCTTTATTAAGGTTAGAGCATAAGCAAAATGAGGCTATAAGTAAAGTCAGAGAAGAAGTGGCACTTTTGGAAGGCAGGCTTCTCGATGCTATAACAAAGTTAGAGAGCAGACAAAACGAGGCTTTATTAAAGTTAGAGCATAAGCAAAATGAGGCTATAAGTAAAGTCAGAGAAGAGGTGGCACTTTTGGAAGGCAGGCTTCTCGATGCTATGACAAAGTTAGAGAGCAGCCAAAGCGAGGCAATGCTAAAATTAGAGAGCAGGCAAAACGATGCTTTATTAAAGTTAGAGAGCAGACAAAGCGAGGCAATGACAAGGTTGGAGGGAAATCTGCGTTTAGACATTGAAAAATCCGGCAGGGAAAATATTAAATGGATGTTTTTATTTTGGATCGGCCAGCTTGCTGCAATCGCCGCTATCTTTAAATTCCTGATTAAGTAAGCATTTCTTATTTGGTGCTATAAATCATATTACTCAGTTTGCAATTATACCAGGTTGCATTCATCCGATTAGCTTTGTTGGCTTCGTTGAAAACTCCCAGCCGCCTCGTTACTCGTTTGACTGCAACTTGGTATAAAAGCAATCCCCCTCAAAAAACCGGAAGTGATTAATCGCAGTGATTTAATATAAAATCAATATGTAGTTTTACTTTATGAAAGAAAGAAGAGCGAATCTGCAAAACTCCTTTTTTGACGGAGTCTTTTTTGCCCTTATGACGGGTTTTACACAGGATTTCTTTGTGCCATTTCTGCTTAACATGGGCGGCGGCACACGCCATGCAGGGTTGATATTTGCCATCCCTAACCTTGCAGCTTCCATTTTACAGGTTAAAGGGGCGGACCTTGTTGAAAAATTAAAATCCAGAAAACTTGCTATTACCATTTTTGTCTCTCTACAGTGTGTAACATTGGCTCTTATCGCTTATTTTTCCTTTACGCCTGGGGTTTCTATATGGGTTTTCATAGTGACGGTTACAGTCTTTACCGGTTTTGGCTCTCTTTCACTTCCTCCATTAGGAAGTCTTGTAACTGAATTTGTACCAAAACGGCGGTGGGGAAAGTATTTTGGATGGCGAAACAGAATTATGGGTCTCATTACAGTAGGAGCAGCCTTTTTAGCCGGTTACATACTAAAATTATGTAAACCCATTGAACTGATTCTGGGTTTTTTCATTATCTTCGTTTCCGCTCTGCTCTTTAGGCTCATCTCCCTCTTTTTTCTTGTTAAGCTCAAAGAACCGCCCTTTCACGCAGAAAAGGAACACTATTTTTCCTTTAAGGATTTTCTTAAAACCGGTGGAAATTTTAAGAAATTTGTTTTTTTTACCGCTTCCATGAGCTTTTCCATTCACATGGCAGCCCCCTATTTTGCTGTTTTAATGATAAGGGATTTTAACTTCAGTTACCTTCTTTATACGGCAATAATCAGCACCGGCAATCTCGCTATATTTTTTATGACTAAACGCTGGGGGCAGGTTGCAGACTCTGTCGGCAATGTAAAAATTATGAAATTAACCTCACGCCTTATCGCCTTTGTGCCCCTGTTCTGGATATTTAACCACAACCCTGTGTTTCTCTTTGCCGTACAGCTCTTTGCCGGTACCCTCTACGGAGGATATCTCCTTGCTACAACAAACTACGTCTATGACCTGTCCTCCTCCCAAAACCGCTCACGCTCTATCGCTTACTTTAACGCTTTTAACGGTATTTCTATATGCGCAGGAGCCCTGCTTAGCAGCTTTTTGGTTAACTACCTGCCCCCTGTCTTTGGTTTTAAAATTCTCACTCTGCTTTTGCTCTCATCCCTTATGAGAATTACCGTCACATTTTTTATCCCTTTTAAAATTGAAGAGGTTCGGGCGGTTAAGAATGTAAATAGTTTCAAACTTTTCTTTTGCATACTGTCAGGTAAAAAAACATAGCCCTGCACGGTTTTAACGAAAAGACCGCTTCCTTTCATTATTCAAAAATGATATACTAACAGCCGTACCATGAGGTTGAATCCTGTTGACGGCATTGTTTATATTTTAATGAGGCTGGTTAAAAAATTCTTTGACGGAAGGTTAAGCGGAATTGAGCATTTTGATCAGACGCTGGTTAAAAGAATTTTAGTTGTCTCATCAACAGCTCTTGGTGATACGCTGCTTTCCACCCCTGCAATAGCAGCTCTGAGAAAACGCTACCCGGATGCTAAAATCATGGCCCTCATCCACCGCAATTACATGGAGCTCTTTACCACCAACCCCCACATTGACGAGTTTCTTCCCTTTCACGGCGGATATAAAAGGTTCATGGCAACCGTAGTGCATCTTCGTAAATTCAGCCCAGATACCGCATTTATTCTTCATGGCAACGAACCTCAGGCAACCCCCCTGGCTTATATGTCCGGTGCACGGTTTATTTTTAAAATTCCGGTTCCCTCTCAATATGGGTTTCTATTAAGTAATAAGAGCAATGGTTTTGACGACAGTCCATGGTTGCATCATGCCACAGCCGTGCGTCTTAAAACGGCCTCATTTGCAGACTGCCGGGAGGATGATTTTAAAATGGTGCTGCCGGTTAACCCCAGGGACTCCGGTGTTGTAAGAGGCCGCCTCAGCGATCTGGGATTTCAGGGCAGGCATATCCTAATCGGCTTTCAACCCGGTGCGGCTCTTAGTTATAAAATGTGGCGGCAGGAGAATTTCACCGCTCTTGGAAAAAAACTCACAGAGCTTAGCTCTGATATCAGAATAGTAATTACCGGCAGCAAAGGTGAAAAAAAACTCTGTGCCAAAATTGCAGAGGATATAGGTGAAAAGGCGGTGGCACTCTGTGGGGAGCTTCCGTTAAAATGTCTGGGTGCTCTTATAAAAGAGCTGGACGTCCTTGTAACAAACGACACCGGCACTATGCATGTGGCAATTGCCGTTGGCACAAAAACTGTGTCTCTCTTCTGTCCGTCTAACCACTGGGGGGTCGGTAGAGCCTATGATTTCCATTTGCACAAGATAATCTATAAGGAAAAACCCTGTAATCCGTGTGTTACAAAAAACTGTAAACACCCGCACTGTATGGAGCAAATCGCTGTGGTGGAGGTCTTTGCAGCCGTAGAGGAGTTATTACGTGAAAATAGCAATATATAACCTGACAACCACAACTAAAGCCGGAGGGGTGGAAACCTTTGTTTGCGGCATAGCATGCGGGCTTGCCAAAAGAGGACATGAAATTCACCTCTACGGGGGAAAGTCCGATAATAATTTGCAGATTGACGGTGTTAAAGTTTTTACATATCCGTATCTAAGCAGAGAGTCAATACCGCTTTTGGGCTCACGTCTCAGAAAATTTATTGAACGGCTGTCGTTTAGCTTCTTTGCCCTTGCACCTCTTATGAAACACTCCTATGACGCAATTTACATACATAAGTCTTTTGACCTTCCGGCAGCTCTCTTAGTACGAATGATAACTAAAGCAAAGGTTTTTTTCCATAGCCATGGGACGGAGTTTTTCCCGGGCTATGGTAATCTTGTAAGATGTGTTGACAAGTTTTTTTCGTGCAGCCGCTTTAATGCCTCAGAAGTAGAGCAGGCGGCAAAAATTACGCCGACTGTCATTTATAACGGCATAGACACGGATTTATTTAAACCCTCGGAGCCTGATGAGAGTTTTGTAAAAAAATATTCTCCGGCAGGAGAGAGAATTCTTATCAGTATTTGCAGACTGGTCGGCTGGAAAGGGTTACAATATGCCATAGGGGCGTTGCCCGATATTTTGAAAAAGCACAGGGTCAGATATTTGATAATCGGAGACGGTGCGTACAGGAAATCACTGGAGAAACTGGCAGCGGAACTTAAAGTTGACGAAAATGTTATGTTTTTGGGTACAATAGCAAACAAGGAATTGCCGCAGTACTATGGACTGTCTCATGTGGCGGTGTATCCGAGTGTTTCTGATGAAACCTTCGGGATATCGATAGCTGAGGCTATGTCTTGTGGTGTGCCGGTTGTGGCTGCGGGGGTCGGCGGAATCCCTGAGGTACTCTCGGAAGATGCCGGAGTACTAATTGCCCCCGGAGATGAGCAAGCCATAGTAAAAGCTGTTGACACTCTGCTTTCAGATGACTCATTACGCATCACACAGGGTGCAAATGCAAGGCGGCGGTGTCTGAGTAATTTCAACTGGGACACCATCACAGAGTACTTTGAAAAGGAGGCACAAACATAGTGGTTAAACGGGTGGTAATGGTAGCCCCGCCTTTTCACGCAGTGCCTCCCCTTAAGGGCGCAGCAGTTGAAATGTGGATGTGCGAGGTCTCAAAGAGGCTTTTCTCATATGAACCACATATAATTTCCATCTCCACCCCCTGCTACCCTGATTATGAGTACCGTGACGGAATTTACCACCACCGCATTCACTTTGGAAAGCTGTACAAACGGTTGTTTCAAAAACTGACCCGCTTGGATCCGCTTTCTTACCCTAAACGAATTTTAAAAATAATCAGAGAACTTAACCCTCAAATCGTTCACCTGCATAACTCGGTTAAGTGGTTTTTGCCGGTATTGAAATCTTTAGAGGGGCAGCCAGTAAAAACAGTGCTGCATCTTCAAAATGAATACCCAGTGGAGACGGCAGTCAATGTTGACGCTTTTTGGGCTTGCAGCCGCTACATTATGAACCATTACGAGGGCTCATCAATTAATGCACGCAGCAGTGCATGTGTTTATAACGGCGTGGATTTGGCTAAGTACCGCTATTTTAAAGATGTGCCCGCTGAAAGGGAGGAAATACGTGAGCGGTTTAATATAAAAAGCGGCGATTTTGTTGTTTTATACGTGGGGCGGGTGTCAGAGGAAAAGGGGGTAGAGCACTTCATAGAAACAGCGGCAGTTTTTCGGGATATAAAAAATGTGAAGTTTTTTATAATCGGAGAACTTCAGCAGGGGGATTTAAGGAGCAGCAGGGTAAGGTATGGCATGGAAATGGTAAAAAAAGCGGAAAATCATGGTAGTAGAGTAGTCTTTACAGGAGTGTTTCCTCCGGAAAAAATGCATCTCCTTTATCTTTTGGGGGACGTCTTTGTGCTGCCGTCAAACTTTGCAGACCCCTTTCCGTTTGTAGTGCTTGAGGCAATGGCCACAGGCCTTCCTGTCATCGCACGAAAAAAGGGCGGGGTGCTGGATTATCTCACAGAAGGAGACAATGGTTTTTATATAGATGAAAATGATATATGCGGCAGCATTTCCGGCAATATCAGAAAATTACTTCAGGACAGCGCCTTGAGAGAGAGAGTTGGGCTAGCGGGGCGGCAAACCGTTAAGGAACGTTTTAGCTGGCAACGCATAGCAAGGGATTGTGAGGACAATTACCAAACACTTACAGAGAGCAACTAATACCAAGTAGCAGTCAAAAGAGTAACGAGGCGGCAAGGAGAAAGCGACAAAGGCGTACTATTTCGTACGTCAAGGAGCTTTAGACGAAGCCAACAAAGTTAATCGAATGACTGCAACTTGGTATAACGGAGGTGGCAGAGCCATATGAAAGAAAACAGATATGAAGAGGCACAGGTGGATGTGCGTGCCCTTGTGGGGGAAATTGTGGCGGAGTATATGCCGGAGCTTATAAATGTAAACATAAAAGTGCTGTTTGATGTTAAAAAGAGGACGAGCAGGGGGGCTTTGGTTTTCAGCAGACTTCAAAAGTGTAACGACCTCCTGAGATTTTTGACCAAAGATGAGGCCGGAGGCGGCGAGGGCTATGATTTTATATTGTATCTTGATAAAATTACATTTAACCACGTTGACCGGGAT contains the following coding sequences:
- a CDS encoding MFS transporter encodes the protein MKERRANLQNSFFDGVFFALMTGFTQDFFVPFLLNMGGGTRHAGLIFAIPNLAASILQVKGADLVEKLKSRKLAITIFVSLQCVTLALIAYFSFTPGVSIWVFIVTVTVFTGFGSLSLPPLGSLVTEFVPKRRWGKYFGWRNRIMGLITVGAAFLAGYILKLCKPIELILGFFIIFVSALLFRLISLFFLVKLKEPPFHAEKEHYFSFKDFLKTGGNFKKFVFFTASMSFSIHMAAPYFAVLMIRDFNFSYLLYTAIISTGNLAIFFMTKRWGQVADSVGNVKIMKLTSRLIAFVPLFWIFNHNPVFLFAVQLFAGTLYGGYLLATTNYVYDLSSSQNRSRSIAYFNAFNGISICAGALLSSFLVNYLPPVFGFKILTLLLLSSLMRITVTFFIPFKIEEVRAVKNVNSFKLFFCILSGKKT
- a CDS encoding glycosyltransferase family 9 protein, with protein sequence MRLNPVDGIVYILMRLVKKFFDGRLSGIEHFDQTLVKRILVVSSTALGDTLLSTPAIAALRKRYPDAKIMALIHRNYMELFTTNPHIDEFLPFHGGYKRFMATVVHLRKFSPDTAFILHGNEPQATPLAYMSGARFIFKIPVPSQYGFLLSNKSNGFDDSPWLHHATAVRLKTASFADCREDDFKMVLPVNPRDSGVVRGRLSDLGFQGRHILIGFQPGAALSYKMWRQENFTALGKKLTELSSDIRIVITGSKGEKKLCAKIAEDIGEKAVALCGELPLKCLGALIKELDVLVTNDTGTMHVAIAVGTKTVSLFCPSNHWGVGRAYDFHLHKIIYKEKPCNPCVTKNCKHPHCMEQIAVVEVFAAVEELLRENSNI
- a CDS encoding glycosyltransferase family 4 protein, with the protein product MKIAIYNLTTTTKAGGVETFVCGIACGLAKRGHEIHLYGGKSDNNLQIDGVKVFTYPYLSRESIPLLGSRLRKFIERLSFSFFALAPLMKHSYDAIYIHKSFDLPAALLVRMITKAKVFFHSHGTEFFPGYGNLVRCVDKFFSCSRFNASEVEQAAKITPTVIYNGIDTDLFKPSEPDESFVKKYSPAGERILISICRLVGWKGLQYAIGALPDILKKHRVRYLIIGDGAYRKSLEKLAAELKVDENVMFLGTIANKELPQYYGLSHVAVYPSVSDETFGISIAEAMSCGVPVVAAGVGGIPEVLSEDAGVLIAPGDEQAIVKAVDTLLSDDSLRITQGANARRRCLSNFNWDTITEYFEKEAQT
- a CDS encoding glycosyltransferase, producing the protein MVKRVVMVAPPFHAVPPLKGAAVEMWMCEVSKRLFSYEPHIISISTPCYPDYEYRDGIYHHRIHFGKLYKRLFQKLTRLDPLSYPKRILKIIRELNPQIVHLHNSVKWFLPVLKSLEGQPVKTVLHLQNEYPVETAVNVDAFWACSRYIMNHYEGSSINARSSACVYNGVDLAKYRYFKDVPAEREEIRERFNIKSGDFVVLYVGRVSEEKGVEHFIETAAVFRDIKNVKFFIIGELQQGDLRSSRVRYGMEMVKKAENHGSRVVFTGVFPPEKMHLLYLLGDVFVLPSNFADPFPFVVLEAMATGLPVIARKKGGVLDYLTEGDNGFYIDENDICGSISGNIRKLLQDSALRERVGLAGRQTVKERFSWQRIARDCEDNYQTLTESN